One bacterium DNA window includes the following coding sequences:
- the efp gene encoding elongation factor P, with protein sequence MASISEFRTGLAIRFNNDIWIITEFQHVTPGNWRAMVRTRLKNARTGRVIDNTFRMTDNIEEVRLDAKQMQFLYEADGNLYFMDSETYDQTFIPAEMLGEQKKFLKEGGLCTINFLDSEPLTAELPNFMDLLVIEAEPGVRGDSASNVTKFCTLETGAKIQVPLFIKEGDVLKIDTRTGKYLERVSRG encoded by the coding sequence ATGGCTTCTATTTCTGAATTCAGGACCGGTTTGGCAATCCGTTTCAACAACGATATCTGGATCATTACGGAATTTCAACATGTCACGCCCGGCAACTGGCGGGCGATGGTTCGCACGCGCTTAAAGAACGCGCGCACCGGCCGCGTCATCGACAACACCTTTCGCATGACCGACAATATCGAAGAGGTGCGTCTGGACGCCAAACAGATGCAGTTCCTTTATGAAGCCGACGGCAATCTCTACTTTATGGATTCGGAGACCTACGATCAAACATTTATTCCGGCTGAGATGCTGGGCGAACAGAAAAAATTCCTCAAAGAAGGCGGTCTGTGCACCATCAATTTTCTCGATTCCGAGCCGTTGACCGCAGAACTGCCTAACTTTATGGATCTCTTGGTCATCGAAGCCGAGCCCGGCGTGCGCGGCGATTCAGCGAGCAATGTGACCAAATTTTGCACCTTGGAGACCGGCGCTAAAATTCAAGTGCCATTGTTCATCAAAGAAGGAGATGTGCTCAAGATCGACACGCGCA